One Cardiocondyla obscurior isolate alpha-2009 unplaced genomic scaffold, Cobs3.1 scaffold54_0_224330, whole genome shotgun sequence DNA segment encodes these proteins:
- the LOC139112833 gene encoding NADPH:adrenodoxin oxidoreductase, mitochondrial-like → MRFNILNSCIRSLCTVQCTPKICIVGAGPAGFYAAQKLLKDLTIVKIDILEKLPIPFGLIRYGVAPDYSELKNVINTFHKVAINPHVKFVGNVTVGLDVTIKDLRENYNVVLLTYGAQFDRLLNIPGENVNNVISPQNFVGRYNGVPENKNLKINLDVEEAVVIDQNNVAIDIARILLTPVDKLKSTDITSYALEALCHSKVRKVFMVGRRGPMQAAFMTAKLREILNLESCRTFWREQDFENVEAMVPTLDRTRKRQIELKLQSVKESKCDSMYTKELYPIFLRSSVEFLGDKKLEGIKFAINQLRGETIQNQVAEMTGDFEEISCGLGLRSIGYKAVQIDNSIPFNTDKGHVENTNGKVEGNLYIAGWAATGSTDVLIKTMTNAFQVAKLIHNELSSNTTKQAHGWAALSEILKTKGVQTVSYEDWQKIDRVKQERGKRQGKVREKIVDVKEMLEIAENV, encoded by the exons ATGAGATTCAACATTTTAAATAGCTGTATCCGTTCACTATGTACCGTACAATGCACACCTAAGATATGCATTGTCGGTGCAGGTCCAGCGGGCTTTTATGCGGCTCAAAAATTACTGAAg GATTTGACtattgtaaaaattgatatactAGAAAAATTACCAATTCCCTTTGGCCTCATACGCTATGGAGTTGCTCCGGATTATTCGGAATTGAAAAACGTTATAAATACGTTTCACAAAGTCGCGATCAATCCACATGTTAAATTCGTAGGCAACGTTACAGTTGGCTTAGATGTTACCATTAAAGATCTGCGAGAAAACTATAATGTTGTGTTACTA acttATGGCGCTCAATTTGATCGATTACTTAATATACCCGgtgaaaatgtaaataatgtGATATCGCCTCAGAATTTTGTTGGTCGGTATAATGGAGTTCCGGAAAATAAGAATCTCAAGATTAATTTAGATGTAGAGGAAGCAGTTGTTATAGATCAAAATAATGTGGCCATAGATATTGCGAGGATTCTTTTGACGCCGGTCGATAAGCTCAAG AGCACTGACATTACGTCATACGCCTTGGAAGCTTTATGTCACAGTAAAGTGAGAAAAGTTTTCATGGTCGGACGAAGAGGACCTATGCAGGCCGCATTCATGACCGCAAAATTGCGAGAGATTCTCAATCTAGAGAGCTGCAGAACTTTCTGGCGAGAGCAAGATTTTGAAAACGTAGAAGCAATGGTTCCTACTTTAGATAGAACCCGAAAACGACAAATAGAGCTTAAGCTGCAATCTGTAAAAGAATCTAAGTGTGATTCAATGTACACTAAAGAATTATATCCGATTTTTTTGCGCAGCTCTGTCGAGTTTCTTGGTGATAAAAAATTGGAGGGTATCAAATTTGCGATCAATCAGTTGCGAGGAGAAACAATACAAAATCAGGTGGCCGAGATGACCGGTGACTTTGAGGAAATCTCATGTGGTCTGGGTTTGCGCAGCATCGGTTACAAGGCCGTTCAAATCGATAACTCAATACCATTTAACACAGATAAGGGACATGTAGAAAATACTAATGGTAAAGTCGAAGGAAATCTCTACATTGCAGGATGGGCAGCCACCGGTTCAACCGATGTACTTATAAAAACCATGACAAATGCATTCCAAGTTGCTAAGCTGATACATAATGAATTGTCGtcaaatacaacaaaacaggCTCATGGTTGGGCTGCTCTGAGCGAAATCTTAAAAACTAAGGGAGTTCAAACTGTATCTTATGAAGATTGGCAGAAGATTGATCGCGTTAAACAAGAACGCGGCAAGAGACAAGGAAAAGTACGGGAAAAAATAGTCGACGTAAAGGAAATGCTGGAAATCGCTGAAAATGTATGA